In the genome of Macellibacteroides fermentans, one region contains:
- a CDS encoding SDR family NAD(P)-dependent oxidoreductase — protein sequence MDMEGFAGKYVFVTGGAKGIGRAIVCMFAKAGAKVAFCDYDKEAGDQLSSELSNTVLFYKVDVTDENRLLGVMDLLFQRWGTLDIIINNVGISQFSPLTETTLEQFDRILATNLRPVFITSQALAVQRNTPEGKKRYGRIVNIASTRYLMSEPGSEGYAASKGGIVSLTHALAISFSEYAITVNSISPGWIQHTAYEMLSDADHKQHPSGRVGTPDDIARTCIFLCAPENDFINGQNVVVDGGMTKKMIYLD from the coding sequence ATGGATATGGAAGGATTTGCTGGGAAATATGTTTTTGTAACCGGTGGAGCTAAAGGCATCGGCCGGGCTATTGTCTGTATGTTTGCAAAGGCCGGAGCCAAAGTTGCCTTTTGTGATTATGATAAAGAGGCAGGCGACCAGTTAAGCTCCGAGTTGTCCAATACTGTTTTGTTTTATAAAGTGGATGTTACCGACGAAAACCGGCTGTTGGGGGTGATGGATCTATTGTTTCAGCGCTGGGGTACCCTGGATATTATCATTAATAACGTGGGGATAAGTCAGTTTTCTCCTCTCACAGAAACAACGTTGGAGCAGTTTGACCGGATATTGGCTACCAATCTGCGACCCGTATTTATCACCTCGCAGGCGTTGGCTGTACAACGGAATACGCCGGAGGGAAAGAAACGCTACGGACGTATCGTTAATATAGCCTCTACACGCTACCTGATGAGTGAGCCGGGTTCCGAAGGATATGCTGCCTCTAAAGGAGGGATTGTCTCTTTAACTCATGCGCTTGCAATCTCTTTCAGCGAATATGCAATCACTGTAAATTCAATAAGTCCCGGATGGATTCAGCATACAGCTTACGAAATGTTGTCGGATGCCGATCATAAGCAGCATCCTTCGGGCAGGGTAGGGACGCCCGATGATATTGCGCGGACCTGTATTTTCTTGTGTGCTCCTGAAAACGATTTTATTAATGGACAGAATGTAGTCGTTGACGGAGGGATGACTAAAAAGATGATTTATCTGGATTGA
- the trpS gene encoding tryptophan--tRNA ligase: protein METVVSGIRPTGNLHLGNYFGAVKSFLQMQNEYNCFFFIADWHSLTTHPHPDNIVSGVRKILAEYLACGIDPEKATIYVQSDVREVLELYLYLNMNAYLGELERTTSFKDKARQQPENVNAGLLTYPTLMASDIIIHKAAKVPVGKDQEQNMEMARKFARRFNTFYGVDYFPEPASFSLSNKAVKVPGLDGSGKMGKSEGNAIYLIDDEKTIKKKVMKAVTDAGPTVPNSEKPEPVENLFTMMEIVSSQDTYNYFNEKYANCEIRYGDMKKQLAEDINLFCSPIRERILDIAANTDYMEKVARQGAEKARESAAKTIQDVRRIIGFKAY from the coding sequence ATGGAAACAGTAGTAAGTGGCATCAGGCCAACTGGAAACCTGCACTTGGGGAACTATTTCGGTGCAGTAAAAAGTTTTCTGCAGATGCAGAATGAGTATAATTGCTTTTTCTTTATCGCAGACTGGCATTCGCTGACTACCCATCCGCATCCCGACAATATTGTTAGTGGTGTAAGGAAGATTTTGGCAGAATACCTGGCTTGTGGTATTGATCCCGAAAAGGCAACCATTTATGTTCAAAGCGATGTTCGCGAGGTGTTGGAGCTCTATCTTTATCTGAATATGAATGCTTATCTGGGAGAGTTGGAACGCACGACGTCATTCAAGGATAAGGCCCGTCAACAGCCGGAAAATGTAAATGCCGGGTTGCTTACATATCCAACGCTGATGGCTTCTGATATTATTATCCATAAGGCAGCTAAGGTGCCCGTTGGAAAAGACCAGGAGCAGAATATGGAGATGGCCCGTAAGTTTGCTCGCAGATTCAATACGTTCTACGGAGTGGATTATTTCCCTGAACCCGCCTCATTCTCTTTGTCGAACAAAGCAGTGAAAGTTCCCGGACTTGATGGTTCAGGAAAGATGGGTAAGTCAGAAGGAAACGCAATTTACCTGATCGACGATGAGAAGACAATTAAGAAGAAGGTAATGAAGGCGGTTACCGATGCAGGCCCAACGGTTCCAAACAGTGAGAAGCCGGAGCCTGTCGAGAACCTGTTTACCATGATGGAGATTGTTTCCTCGCAGGATACATATAACTATTTCAACGAAAAGTATGCCAACTGCGAAATTCGATATGGAGATATGAAGAAGCAGCTGGCCGAAGATATTAACCTGTTCTGTTCTCCTATCCGCGAGCGTATCCTTGATATCGCAGCCAATACGGATTATATGGAGAAGGTGGCACGCCAGGGAGCTGAAAAGGCACGCGAAAGTGCAGCCAAAACGATACAGGATGTACGCCGGATTATAGGTTTCAAGGCTTACTAA
- the carB gene encoding carbamoyl-phosphate synthase (glutamine-hydrolyzing) large subunit codes for MAKSGLKKVIVLGSGALKIGQAGEFDYSGSQALKALKEEGIYTVLLNPNIATIQTSEGIADKVYFLPITPYFVEEVIKKEQPDGILLAFGGQTALNCGTELYLSGTLAKYGVQVLGTSVEAIMYTEDRDLFVKKLDEVEVKTPVSQAVESMADAVAAAYKIGFPVMIRSAYALGGMGSGICANETELRNLAESAFAYSKQILVEESLKGWKEIEFEVIRDRKDHCFTVVSMENVDPLGVHTGESIVVAPTCSLTEDELTMLKEISTKTIRHLGIVGECNIQYAFNSYTNDYRVIEVNARLSRSSALASKASGYPLAFVAAKLALGYSLDEIGEMGTPNSAYKAPEVDYMIVKIPRWDLTKFEGVSRQIGSSMKSVGEIMSIGQSFEEIMQKGLRMIGQGMHGFVGNNDLEFDDLDEELANPTDLRIFAIAKAFEKGYTVDRIYELSKINPWFLNKLKNIDDYRKVLESYHKIEEVPAEVLREAKRLGFSDFQIARFVEKPQGNMEKENLKVRACRKKLGILPSVKRINTIASEHPDLTNYLYLTYDGSDHAIPYYPNDKNVVILGSGAYRIGSSVEFDWCSVNAAQTARNLGYKSIMINYNPETVSTDYDMCDKLYFDELSMERVLDVIDLETPRGVIVSVGGQIPNNLAMKLHRQNVPVLGTSPLSIDRAENRHKFSAMLDHLGIDQPIWGELTSEGEIDAFIEKVGFPVLIRPSYVLSGAAMNVCHTREQVETFLKLAAKVSKEYPVVVTEFLQDAKEIEFDAVAQNGEVVEYAISEHVEFAGVHSGDATLVFPAQKIYFETARRIKKVSKMIAKELNISGPFNIQYLAKNNEIKVIECNLRASRSFPFVSKVLKRNFIETATKIMLNAPYTQPDKSAFDIDWIGVKASQFSFSRLHNADPVLGVDMSSTGEVGCIGEDFDEALLSSMIAVGNTIPQKNIMVSSGGVKSKVDLLEPCKLLDKNGYNLYATAGTASFLRDNGVNVTTVSWPDEEGENNVMEMFSQHAFDLVVNIPKDHSRRELTNGYKIRRAAIDHNIPLLTNARLAGAFIKAFTSMKMEDIKIKSWQEY; via the coding sequence ATGGCTAAAAGCGGACTAAAAAAAGTAATTGTACTGGGCTCGGGCGCCCTTAAAATCGGACAGGCAGGCGAATTTGACTACTCAGGTTCACAGGCACTCAAGGCGCTCAAAGAAGAGGGCATCTATACAGTATTGCTGAACCCAAACATCGCAACAATTCAGACATCCGAAGGTATTGCCGACAAGGTTTACTTTCTGCCTATCACCCCTTATTTTGTGGAAGAGGTTATAAAGAAAGAGCAACCGGATGGTATTCTGCTGGCTTTCGGGGGACAAACGGCCTTGAATTGCGGAACCGAACTTTACCTGAGCGGTACGTTGGCTAAATACGGTGTACAGGTTTTAGGTACTTCCGTTGAGGCGATCATGTATACTGAAGACCGCGACCTGTTTGTTAAGAAGTTGGACGAAGTAGAGGTAAAAACTCCGGTTAGTCAGGCTGTGGAAAGCATGGCGGATGCAGTTGCAGCCGCCTACAAGATAGGATTTCCGGTGATGATACGCTCTGCTTATGCATTGGGAGGAATGGGTAGTGGTATTTGCGCCAACGAAACAGAGTTGCGCAACCTAGCGGAAAGTGCTTTTGCCTACTCTAAACAAATTCTGGTGGAAGAATCGCTCAAAGGATGGAAAGAGATTGAGTTTGAAGTGATCCGCGACCGTAAAGACCATTGCTTTACTGTAGTAAGCATGGAAAATGTAGACCCTCTGGGTGTTCATACCGGCGAAAGTATCGTGGTTGCCCCAACCTGTTCGCTTACGGAAGACGAGCTGACCATGCTTAAGGAGATTTCAACCAAGACAATCCGTCACTTGGGTATTGTGGGAGAATGTAACATCCAGTATGCGTTCAATTCTTATACGAACGACTACCGTGTAATTGAAGTAAATGCCCGCCTCAGCCGTTCATCGGCACTGGCATCCAAAGCCAGTGGTTACCCGCTTGCTTTTGTGGCAGCCAAACTGGCATTAGGCTATAGCCTGGATGAAATAGGCGAGATGGGAACTCCCAATTCTGCTTACAAAGCTCCGGAAGTTGACTATATGATTGTAAAGATTCCGCGCTGGGACCTTACCAAATTTGAAGGTGTATCGCGTCAGATCGGTTCAAGCATGAAATCTGTGGGTGAAATCATGTCTATCGGGCAGAGTTTTGAAGAGATCATGCAGAAAGGTCTTCGTATGATCGGACAAGGTATGCATGGTTTTGTAGGCAATAATGATCTGGAGTTCGACGACCTGGATGAAGAACTGGCCAACCCTACCGATTTACGTATTTTTGCCATTGCAAAAGCTTTCGAAAAAGGATATACAGTAGATCGCATATACGAATTATCCAAAATCAACCCATGGTTCCTTAACAAGCTGAAAAATATCGACGATTACCGGAAGGTATTGGAAAGCTACCACAAAATAGAAGAGGTTCCTGCAGAGGTTTTACGTGAGGCAAAACGATTGGGATTCTCGGATTTCCAGATTGCCCGTTTTGTAGAAAAACCGCAGGGTAACATGGAGAAAGAGAACCTTAAGGTACGTGCCTGTCGTAAAAAACTGGGTATTCTTCCCAGTGTAAAACGTATCAACACGATTGCGTCTGAACATCCGGACCTTACCAATTACCTGTACCTGACCTACGACGGATCTGATCATGCTATCCCTTACTACCCGAACGATAAGAATGTGGTTATCTTAGGATCGGGTGCATACCGTATCGGTAGCTCGGTAGAATTCGACTGGTGTTCGGTTAATGCGGCACAAACCGCCCGTAACCTTGGCTATAAGTCGATCATGATCAATTACAACCCTGAAACGGTTTCGACGGATTACGACATGTGCGACAAGCTATATTTCGACGAACTTTCCATGGAACGTGTATTGGATGTAATCGACCTGGAAACGCCAAGAGGTGTTATTGTATCTGTGGGCGGACAAATCCCCAACAACCTGGCCATGAAGCTGCACCGACAGAATGTACCTGTATTGGGAACATCGCCGCTTTCAATCGACCGGGCCGAAAATCGTCATAAATTCTCGGCTATGCTCGACCACCTGGGTATCGATCAGCCAATCTGGGGTGAGCTGACCAGCGAAGGCGAAATTGATGCCTTTATCGAAAAGGTTGGCTTCCCTGTGCTTATCCGTCCTTCGTACGTACTGTCTGGTGCTGCCATGAATGTTTGTCACACCCGCGAGCAAGTTGAGACCTTCCTTAAGCTGGCTGCTAAAGTATCGAAAGAATATCCGGTTGTAGTAACCGAATTCCTTCAGGATGCCAAAGAGATAGAATTCGACGCTGTAGCCCAGAACGGCGAAGTAGTTGAATACGCTATCTCGGAACATGTGGAGTTTGCCGGAGTACACTCCGGAGATGCCACACTGGTTTTCCCGGCTCAAAAAATATACTTCGAAACAGCGCGCCGCATTAAGAAGGTAAGTAAGATGATTGCCAAGGAGCTTAACATCAGCGGACCTTTCAATATCCAGTATCTGGCAAAGAACAACGAGATTAAGGTTATCGAATGTAACCTCCGTGCATCACGCAGCTTCCCGTTTGTTTCTAAGGTGCTGAAACGTAACTTTATCGAAACAGCGACCAAGATTATGCTTAACGCACCCTATACCCAACCTGATAAATCGGCTTTCGATATTGACTGGATCGGGGTAAAGGCCTCTCAGTTCTCCTTCTCGCGTTTGCATAACGCAGACCCGGTGCTGGGTGTGGACATGTCTTCTACCGGTGAAGTAGGTTGTATCGGCGAAGATTTCGATGAAGCGTTGCTTTCGTCCATGATTGCGGTAGGCAATACCATTCCTCAAAAGAATATCATGGTATCATCTGGTGGCGTTAAAAGTAAAGTAGACCTGCTTGAACCTTGCAAATTGCTTGATAAAAACGGATACAACCTGTATGCTACTGCAGGAACAGCCAGCTTCCTTCGCGATAACGGAGTGAATGTAACCACGGTTTCCTGGCCCGACGAAGAGGGAGAGAACAACGTGATGGAAATGTTTAGTCAGCATGCCTTCGACCTGGTGGTGAATATCCCCAAAGATCACAGCCGCAGGGAGCTAACCAACGGCTATAAGATCAGACGCGCTGCCATCGATCACAATATTCCGTTGCTTACAAATGCCCGTCTGGCAGGAGCCTTTATAAAAGCATTTACCAGTATGAAGATGGAAGATATCAAGATAAAGAGCTGGCAGGAATATTAA
- a CDS encoding ABC transporter substrate-binding protein — MKQHVVYILLLLSIFTSCSSGSKKGGVAASYSDTIRYAAGFTVKHYPSYREVEVRDPWDSSKILQRYILVDRTKDVPSDLPQGVVVRVPVKRLAVYSSVHCSMLEQLQVANEVVGVCEPRYIDSPIIQKGIQAGTVADLGEATSPNVEKMIDINVEAILVSPFENAGYGPAEKLGLPIIECADYMEATPLGRAEWIRFVALFFEKEEAAQRIFNDTEKAYLDIKQLAAGVTSRPTVLSEKKFGASWFVPCGDSYMATLYADAGADYMFADLPGSGSKPLSFETVLDKAMHADYWLIKFNLADDMNYQAFQTEYKPYASFDAFKNKKIYYTNTGKVPYYEEVPMHPDYLLKDLVWIFHPELLPGYKPRYFSRMMD; from the coding sequence ATGAAACAACATGTAGTTTATATCCTTTTGCTCCTTTCCATTTTTACTTCCTGTTCATCGGGAAGTAAGAAGGGAGGGGTTGCAGCGTCCTATTCGGACACCATTCGCTACGCTGCAGGTTTTACGGTTAAACATTATCCGTCTTACCGGGAAGTGGAGGTGCGCGATCCGTGGGATTCAAGCAAGATACTTCAACGGTATATCCTGGTAGACCGGACCAAGGATGTTCCGTCTGATCTTCCGCAGGGAGTGGTGGTTCGTGTACCCGTGAAACGGTTGGCTGTTTACAGTTCTGTACATTGCTCTATGCTGGAACAGCTGCAGGTTGCCAACGAAGTGGTGGGTGTCTGCGAGCCTCGTTACATAGACAGTCCGATTATTCAAAAAGGGATTCAGGCAGGAACGGTAGCCGATTTAGGCGAAGCTACCTCCCCCAATGTGGAGAAGATGATCGACATCAATGTAGAGGCGATTCTGGTTTCTCCGTTTGAAAACGCAGGGTATGGTCCGGCCGAGAAGCTGGGACTCCCAATCATTGAATGTGCCGATTACATGGAGGCCACCCCTTTGGGCCGGGCGGAATGGATTCGTTTCGTTGCTTTATTCTTTGAAAAAGAGGAGGCTGCCCAACGGATCTTCAATGATACCGAAAAGGCTTATCTGGATATAAAGCAGCTGGCGGCAGGGGTGACTTCAAGACCTACCGTGTTGTCTGAAAAGAAATTTGGAGCATCCTGGTTTGTTCCCTGCGGAGACAGTTATATGGCTACCTTGTATGCCGATGCCGGCGCCGATTATATGTTTGCCGATTTGCCCGGTTCAGGCAGTAAACCATTGTCGTTCGAAACCGTACTGGATAAGGCAATGCATGCCGATTACTGGCTGATTAAATTCAATCTGGCCGATGATATGAATTATCAGGCATTTCAGACGGAATACAAACCGTATGCCTCCTTCGATGCATTCAAGAATAAAAAGATCTATTACACCAATACAGGAAAGGTTCCCTACTACGAGGAGGTGCCGATGCATCCCGATTATCTGTTAAAAGATTTGGTTTGGATATTTCATCCTGAATTATTGCCAGGGTACAAGCCAAGGTATTTCAGCCGGATGATGGATTAA
- a CDS encoding DUF5074 domain-containing protein encodes MKKIELLLGWLFSAAFLFTLTSCESDDQPVVVEIPEQTEGVFVLNRGNFKENNASISYFDTESKTVVSDLFSTLNGRKLGDSAQELLVYGGKMYTTVYGSYQIEVMDKKGNSLKTITSKNTDDSYHQPRCMASGNGKVYVTFYDGYVGMVDTTSLEVTKIAPVGLNPEQLTLVNNKIYVAVSEGMASTPGTKVAVLDATTLAEITKIDVLMNPTEILSDSQGDVYVISMGDYGNTLNNTLQRIDKQTQKSTVLMEATTMTMKNDTLYAINALWGKPVTDYIKYDCKNESVITTNFLKDAITYPVGANPSCLAVDPVTGNIYIGVSDFKTNSDMHIFSPEGKLLHKFEVGLEPKSIAFISNK; translated from the coding sequence ATGAAGAAGATTGAATTATTGTTAGGATGGTTGTTTAGTGCTGCTTTCCTTTTTACACTGACCTCTTGCGAAAGTGACGACCAACCTGTTGTGGTTGAAATTCCCGAACAGACAGAGGGTGTGTTTGTACTAAACAGAGGTAACTTCAAAGAAAATAATGCCTCCATATCTTATTTTGATACAGAGAGTAAAACCGTTGTGTCGGATCTGTTTTCTACCTTAAACGGACGTAAGCTGGGTGATTCGGCCCAGGAATTGTTGGTCTACGGAGGTAAGATGTATACAACGGTATACGGCTCTTATCAGATTGAGGTGATGGATAAGAAAGGAAATTCGTTGAAGACGATTACATCCAAAAATACAGATGATTCCTATCACCAGCCGCGTTGCATGGCTTCCGGTAATGGAAAAGTGTATGTTACCTTTTATGATGGCTACGTGGGGATGGTAGATACCACAAGCCTGGAGGTGACAAAAATAGCACCGGTGGGTTTAAATCCGGAACAGCTTACCCTGGTAAATAATAAAATTTATGTGGCGGTATCGGAAGGGATGGCTTCTACTCCCGGAACCAAAGTGGCCGTACTTGACGCCACAACATTAGCAGAGATAACAAAGATTGATGTGTTAATGAATCCGACGGAGATTCTATCGGATAGCCAGGGGGATGTATATGTAATTTCGATGGGAGATTATGGCAATACATTGAATAATACATTACAGCGTATCGATAAGCAGACCCAGAAGTCTACAGTCTTGATGGAGGCTACCACCATGACAATGAAGAATGATACGCTTTATGCTATTAATGCTCTTTGGGGTAAACCTGTGACCGATTATATCAAGTATGATTGCAAGAACGAGTCTGTGATAACAACTAATTTCCTGAAAGATGCTATTACCTATCCGGTAGGTGCAAATCCATCTTGCTTGGCTGTTGATCCTGTAACAGGAAATATCTATATCGGGGTTAGCGATTTTAAAACAAACTCAGACATGCATATTTTCTCTCCGGAAGGAAAACTGCTGCATAAGTTTGAAGTAGGATTAGAGCCAAAATCCATTGCTTTTATTTCAAATAAATAG